Within Topomyia yanbarensis strain Yona2022 chromosome 2, ASM3024719v1, whole genome shotgun sequence, the genomic segment ATCCTGGCAAGGGCGGGTGTGAGAACATCTACGTGGTGGAGCGATCGATATACCTTTTGTTCGCTCTCGGGAGGGCGATCATTTACTGTGCTGGGATTTTGGTTGACAAATCGATTGATCAGTCGATTTACCAGGGTGCTGGGATAATTGTTATTGCGCAAGTATTCTCGTACCGTTAGCTTTTTCTGGTTTTCTGTTTTGTACGTTGATAGTCGAAATACCCTTGCAATGAACCCCATGGCTGTATTAAGCTTTTGCGTGAGCGGATGGAGagagagaaaatttaaaattcggcCAGATGCTACCGGCTTTTTGTACCAGTCGGTGAGAATCCTCTGCTCGTCCGTTCTTATCAGAACCATGTCCAAATAAGGCAAACGGTTGTTGCTCTCAATCTCACATGTAAACTGGATATGTGGATTATAGGCATTCAGCGCACTCTTCAcatgatcaatttcattagCTGGGAGAGCGGTGATCAAATCATCCACATATTTCTTTAAAAAGGGGATAGGTATATTGATCGTCTTCAACACGTCATCTAGTAATGTTTCCATAACTAGATCCGCTAAGGCAGGGGATAATGGATTACCCATTGCTGTTCCCGATTTCTGCCTGTAATATGCTCCGCGAAATACGAAATAACTGGAGGAGAGATTGAAATCGATGAGGTCTATGAAAGTTTTTTCATCTTTGATGGTTGTGTTTTTCTCTATCGAACTCCAGTTATTGCGTACCGCTTGGATGACCAGGTCTTTGGGGATGCAAGTAAACAGACTAACGACATCGAACGAAACCAACACATGATTCGGGGGCAGCGTTGTGTTGTTTATGAATGAGCAAAACTCGTAAGAGTTTAGGACATTGTATTTGTTCTGATTTATCGATAGTCTGAGAATACCAGCTAAATACTTTGCCCAACATATGATCTCTCAAAGTATTTAGCTGGTATTCTCAGACTATTGATAAATCAGAACAAATACAATGTCCTAAACTCTTACGATAGTCTGAGAATACCAGCTAAATACTTTGCCCAACATATGATCTCTCAAAGTATTTAGCTGGTATTCTCAGACTATCGATAAATCAGAACAAATACAATGTCCTAAACTCTTACGAGTTTTGCTCATTCATAAACAACACAACGCTGCCCCCGAATCATGTGTTGGTTTCGTTCGATGTCGTTAGTTTGTTTACTTGCATCCCCAAAGACCTGGTCATCCAAGCGGTACGCAATAACTGGAGTTCGATAGAGAAAAACACAACCATCAAAGATGAAAAAACTTTCATAGACCTCATCGATTTCAATCTCTCCTCCAGTTATTTCGTATTTCGCGGAGCATATTACAGGCAGAAATCGGGAACAGCAATGGGTAATCCATTATCCCCTGCCTTAGCGGATCTAGTTATGGAAACATTACTAGATGACGTGTTGAAGACGATCAATATACCTATCCCCTTTTTAAAGAAATATGTGGATGATTTGATCACCGCTCTCCCAGctaatgaaattgatcatgTGAAGAGTGCGCTGAATGCCTATAATCCACATATCCAGTTTACATGTGAGATTGAGAGCAACAACCGTTTGCCTTATTTGGACATGGTTCTGATAAGAACGGACGAGCAGAGGATTCTCACCGACTGGTACAAAAAGCCGGTAGCATCTGgccgaattttaaattttctctctCTCCATCCGCTCACGCAAAAGCTTAATACAGCCATGGGGTTCATTGCAAGGGTATTTCGACTATCAACGTACAAAACAGAAAACCAGAAAAAGCTAACGGTACGAGAATACTTGCGCAATAACAATTATCCCAGCACCCTGGTAAATCGACTGATCAATCGATTTGTCAACCAAACTCAGCACAGTAAATGATCGCCCTCCCGAGAGCGAACAAAAGGTATATCGATCGCTCCACCACGTAGATGTTCTCACACCCGCCCTTGCCAGGATCGTTCAGAGGAATCACAAAAATGTAAGGTTAGGTttcaaatgtacaaaaaccaatgcaattttgttttccaaGCTGAAAGATCCCACGCCTCTTCTTTCAAAACGCAATATAATCTACCGTATACCCTGCACAGAATGTGACAGTTCCTACATAGGTTTAACTACACAACAACTCAAACAGCGCCTGTCTGGCCACCGATCGCTCATAAAACGGTACAATGAATTCAAATCGTCAAGCAGCGAGCGAGAGACAAGCAATGTAGACGAGTTTAAAAAGACAGCGCTAATGGTTCATGCCATTGATAATGAGCACAGCTTTGATCTatcaaaaacaacaattttagaCCATGACAACCGATTACAAGCTTTACAGATTTTGGAAATGTGCCACATTTTTAGTGATGtttcaacaattaatttcagaaCCGACACTAATAATTTGAATGCAGCATACTCTGGGGTGCTACACTCTCTCTCTCATTAAGCATAAACTTCGCTCACTCTCTTCTGCCCGTTTCCTATACGTCAAATTATTGCTGTTTCCACTTCCATCTGTTCCATACCTCGATACTGTTTACAACACACACTTTTGCTTTTTGAAACGTTTCATTGCTCAGTCTGCTAGTGATGTGTGCGGGGACCGTCTGTGtaagttgccacaattaaaacgAATTTGCAATTCAAATCAAATTCAAACTTAATTTTGACATTACAGTGTAGATCAGTGCGTTGTTTTTTCCGTCTAAATGTTCAAACCAACTTGACTAAGATAATATTGTTCGTGTTGTAAGTAATCTGTGTGTTTGCAAATTGAATGTTGTATGTAATTATTGTTCCAATTATTGTTCAAATTGTAGTTTTGCCCAGAAGATGAAGgcatagaccttcgaaacgttggtaatagacgcaataaaatattattgtaagaaatccgtgaccaaacgccatctctcattactcaaaatatattggaccaatcgttttcaacGTTTGCTCAGTTCTTctacatatccccaggtattgatcgaagcttttacttttttcttcatatttgaATTCTTCGtagcattctgcagctaaaaattcaatttcccttaaaaaatcatgaaacttatttttgtgaacaaagttatgatctttaatgatgttatgatatgaaggagaactgtgcaaaatcaaacaatttggttcagtagattttgagttatgctgtacatcggaTTTATTCGTGGTGTCTCCTAAATATTCACTGTAACacacccaattttcaatattttacggtgaacatttaggaaaatattgcttaaatgttgcattattgactgaatagactaacactctcggtatcgccaTTGAGTTTTTTTgagtacgatattttttcaacaataatcctacccccttaagcaagaactgatttcatcagtaggtgtcgactaacgggtaaaatttgacgaagatcgccGACCACGCCACCAACTATTCTATTGGTTccttttatgggtcatcgtgaattcgtcctatataacagtgttgcattcttcCAGAATTTTGCTttgtaagtaacgttttccgcaagcgcaagatttagtagttattttagggcagagctgttcgtccatcatccatcaatgttgatttaactttagatgaagcgatcgcacgtgcaattttcaatttacttttcaatttaattttcgacaacTTCATGCAATTCgtcagtattatattgtcattcgcgtaatagatctctatcaaataaatttttgccaTTCCATTTATATTCTGGtaaacatacatgcaacaaaattttaaatttttgaagtaatttatagatattgcatcagaaaccctcagtctccttcagattccgaaaccaacaatcatgtccaccgtcttggtggaagaaatacttatgccaaatcatatataatataacATATAGCTAAAAAGTGTTCTTcagtacacccccccccccctctccctttcctcggcttaggtacttctcaccctcccccatcgaaaacaaaaaccaccccatgaccatctccttagtggaaggaagacttatgtcaaaattgaattcatcgctaataatcacattgaatgaatagataaggattactACATTCTTCGCCCCCCCCCTATTTCGTGGTCCACTCCCATCAACTATTGGTTGagtgggagaaatacatataTCAAATACTCATAaatatggagatataaataattctttgcctaaacacaaccccccccccccctcaagcTCTgtgtaacccccccccccccccaaaatcataccatgaacatcttcttggggcaaagaatacgtatgccaaatttcatcgagatcggacgtgtagtttagaagtagttagcggacatacatacaaacatacattgatttttatatata encodes:
- the LOC131680499 gene encoding uncharacterized protein LOC131680499 encodes the protein MGNPLSPALADLVMETLLDDVLKTINIPIPFLKKYVDDLITALPANEIDHVKSALNAYNPHIQFTCEIESNNRLPYLDMVLIRTDEQRILTDWYKKPVASGRILNFLSLHPLTQKLNTAMGFIARVFRLSTYKTENQKKLTVREYLRNNNYPSTLVNRLINRFVNQNPSTVNDRPPESEQKVYRSLHHVDVLTPALARIVQRNHKNVRLGFKCTKTNAILFSKLKDPTPLLSKRNIIYRIPCTECDSSYIGLTTQQLKQRLSGHRSLIKRYNEFKSSSSERETSNVDEFKKTALMVHAIDNGHSFDLSKTTILDHDNRLQALQILEMCHIFSDVSTINFRTDTNNLNAAYSGVLHSLSH